The Zingiber officinale cultivar Zhangliang chromosome 10A, Zo_v1.1, whole genome shotgun sequence genome contains a region encoding:
- the LOC122026670 gene encoding BTB/POZ domain-containing protein At5g03250-like has protein sequence MATMRLGSKPEEFQLEGQTWICKNELLSDISIKVGEVFFQLHKFPLINRSGLLHKMISEWHNDDDAKDCILELHDIPSGAKTFELVAKFCYDVRIELNSLNVVALRCASEYLEMTEHYGGGNLMMQTENFLEEVLGYWSDSMKALLTCKDALPHAEELNIVSRCINSLAGKACADPTLFSWPTDGQGNMKNVGGSVLWNGIGTTGRERSPGADWWYKDVTFLDFPIYKRLILAMKSKDMKAEDIAGSLVQYANRWLPGLTRHSGSQESCNTFNSSSSLIQLESDQRVLLEQIVELLPLEKGVTSSKFLLGFLRSAIILQASPLCRENLEKRVGAQLEDATLEDLLIPNLGYSIETLYDVDCMQRILDYFISVNHPERSLTTSPCVEDEGQLIASSTALTSMTMVAKLVDGYLAEVASDVNLKIQKFQSLGALIPDYARPSDDGIYRAIDVFLKSHPWLTDSEREQLCRLMNCQKLSLEACTHAAQNERLPLRVIVQVLFFEQLRLRTTIASWFFANDNTDINPDINAPRMLPKINSRHNQEDQDFQNLSYEEMRSRVFELERECSSIREEVKKMEKPKSNWNILIGKFGHGMRLKRSGSTKK, from the exons ATGGCAACAATGAGGCTAGGTTCCAAGCCGGAAGAGTTTCAATTGGAAGGTCAAACTTG GATATGTAAGAATGAATTGCTCAGTGATATCTCAATCAAGGTCGGAGAGGTGTTCTTTCAGCTCCACAAG TTTCCATTGATTAACAGAAGTGGGTTGCTGCACAAAATGATCAGCGAATGGCACAACGATGATGATGCAAAAGATTGCATACTCGAGCTTCATGACATCCCTAGCGGCGCCAAGACTTTTGAGCTTGTCGCAAAGTTTTGCTATGATGTGAGGATAGAGTTGAATTCTTTGAATGTGGTTGCTCTTCGATGTGCTTCCGAATACCTCGAGATGACTGAACATTATGGAGGAGGAAATCTGATGATGCAAACTGAAAACTTCCTCGAAGAGGTTCTCGGGTATTGGAGCGACTCAATGAAAGCACTCTTAACATGTAAGGATGCTCTTCCTCATGCAGAAGAGCTCAACATTGTGAGTAGATGTATCAATTCATTGGCTGGAAAGGCATGTGCTGATCCGACGCTATTTAGTTGGCCAACCGATGGACAAGGTAACATGAAGAACGTGGGGGGTAGTGTACTTTGGAATGGAATTGGAACAACAGGAAGGGAAAGGTCCCCAGGTGCTGATTGGTGGTATAAAGATGTTACTTTCCTCGACTTTCCTATCTATAAGAGGCTGATTCTTGCTATGAAGTCGAAAGACATGAAGGCAGAGGACATTGCGGGATCTTTGGTGCAATATGCAAACAGATGGCTTCCGGGATTGACTAGGCACTCAGGCTCACAAGAAAGTTGCAATACCTTCAATTCTTCCAGCTCTTTGATTCAATTGGAAAGTGACCAAAGGGTTCTACTCGAACAGATAGTCGAGCTCCTGCCCCTGGAAAAGGGTGTCACTTCTTCCAAGTTTTTGCTTGGCTTTCTCCGAAGCGCTATAATACTACAAGCAAGTCCCCTTTGCAGGGAGAATTTGGAAAAGAGGGTGGGGGCTCAATTAGAGGATGCTACACTAGAAGATCTCCTAATACCCAATCTCGGTTACTCAATTGAAACTCTTTACGACGTCGACTGCATGCAAAGAATCCTTGACTATTTCATTTCTGTTAACCACCCGGAACGATCCTTGACGACTTCACCTTGCGTGGAGGATGAGGGACAGTTGATTGCCTCCTCTACGGCACTGACATCTATGACCATGGTAGCAAAGCTGGTGGATGGCTACCTTGCAGAAGTAGCTTCGGATGTTAATTTAAAGATTCAAAAGTTTCAATCCTTGGGGGCTTTAATTCCTGACTATGCCAGGCCATCAGATGATGGAATCTACCGTGCTATCGATGTTTTCTTAAAG TCACATCCGTGGCTAACAGATTCGGAGCGGGAACAACTTTGTCGACTAATGAACTGCCAGAAGCTCTCTTTGGAGGCATGCACACATGCGGCACAGAACGAGAGACTGCCTCTTCGGGTCATTGTGCAAGTGCTCTTCTTCGAGCAACTTCGCTTGAGGACGACTATAGCAAGTTGGTTTTTCGCCAATGATAACACGGACATTAACCCTGATATTAATGCTCCTCGTATGCTACCTAAGATCAATAGCCGGCACAACCAAGAAGACCAAGATTTCCAGAACTTGAGCTACGAAGAGATGCGATCCAGAGTATTTGAACTAGAGAGGGAGTGCTCAAGCATAAGAGAAGAAGTCAAAAAGATGGAAAAGCCGAAAAGTAATTGGAACATCTTAATAGGGAAATTTGGACATGGGATGAGATTGAAGCGGTCTGGTAGTACAAAAAAATAA